Below is a window of Cydia amplana chromosome 3, ilCydAmpl1.1, whole genome shotgun sequence DNA.
ACAGGGCCAAAGTTTGTTTTGATATCACTGGCAGTGATTTACATGACAAATAGAAATGCTGGAGTACAaaaatctatttattatttaaacagcTAAATTTGGATACCAGAGTTCACAAGTTATCATTTAAAACTTCTGAacacataataattatgttcaaAATAATCCAGCCTACTTACGACATACGTCCTACTTCTAGGATGTGCTTCCTCTCAACCTATCCTAATTTTAGCTGTCATAAACTGCATCAAAATAATACGCTTgcttttgtaaatttttaataatcGATATTCTTAAAATCTCCTTCAGACTTTAAATAAAAACCTCGATCCTTTTGCTATGTAGCTTGTAGCGCAACAGCACTGATGCAGATGGCTATGATTACCCAAATCGTTTTACGCGAACATCGAATTAAATTGAAGTGATGAAGCGAACATTTCACCCTTTTAGAGGTCCTCTCAACACCTGCGTTGCCtgaattatgtaaatattttttactcCGTCCCTCGTGACCTGTTTATATTTACGCCACTTTTAGCAGCCACGGCCGTAAAGAAGGCTTTTTGGCGCTTCTTGAAATTCGGACGAGTTTGCGACATTATAAGTTTTGTGTTTACAGGAGTTGAGTTATGTGGCGTTTTACTTTTATACTATAATATCACAAATCTAAAGAGAATTTTGAAATACTGTTATTTGTAACTTGCAATGATTTTGCAATATGTACTAAGGCTACTAACATACCTATCCATATTAATTTGTCACTTAAGTAAGTTATTGAAACTGCTGTCACAAGCTGCCTACACCACTCTTAATCAAGCAGTCCAATTTAAATGGTTGTTACGATTAAGAGTTTTAGAAAACGCTAATAATTTGTTTGAAACTTTAACAAACACACTACTAGTTTGATATTAATGTACTACTAACTGTAACTTACTAAGAGGTAATACCTATTTAGTCACTTAACCAGTTTAAAGGCGGCATAGCTgcacttaaaatgaaaaaaaaaaatgattacgaAAACTCCAAACCGTGTACTTACCGTCTTCTCATGATCAATCATCTCATGGAGCTGGGACTTCGAGGAAACCTCTGCTACCGTGGCGTTTGGGATGCACAGAGAAAGCGATTATTTGACCTAGTCGTAGACACCGATGCTTATGACATATCTCGCTCGGtagcatcactacatagtataaaacaaagtcgcttcccgctgtctgtctgtctgtctgtatgtacctatgcttagatttttaaaactacgcaacggatttagatgcggtatttttaatagatagtaatacaagaggaaggtttttgtataatttgttaacccgtgcaaagccggggcgggtcgctggttGAATATAAAATCCTTAGAAAaggaataataaattaaaataataagtcataaacattttatcattttaatttttatacgaaaaatttattacattataaaaaaaaaacacataactAAGTAGGATCTGCGGGCCTGGGCCTACACCGCATCGATCCAGTGCTGCCAACGTTGTCGTGCTAGTTGTAGCACTCGCACGTCGTGTCGCTGACACACCGGCCGTACTTGTAGCCGAGGGCGTGGCAGACGGCCTGGCAGCCGCTGTTGCTGCACGTCATCTGTCGCGACATCGGGATGTATAGCTTCTCCGACAGCATGGCTGCCTGGGCCAAGGGTGCATCTGTTAAGAAAATATCACGATTTTTATATGACTCCCGCAAAATTTTTTATAATGCAGGCTCAGGGTAGTAATTAGAGAGGAATGGTGTTCAGAATACTGTCCATCAACATAACTCCACAACGATCTGGAAGGTAATTAATACATCGGGTCGGCGTAGGTATATTAATCActccatttaaatattttatttaggtacatgtaggtactgtaaaatggggtgagtaggggcaaaactgacattcaaacctcgataacattagGTCTGTAGGTATTGTTATCTCCCAACCTATAACCTATAGGTGTTGCTATAATGGTTACctataataaatgaat
It encodes the following:
- the LOC134662934 gene encoding uncharacterized protein LOC134662934 gives rise to the protein MKFLIFLTLAVMATQAKILMSPNSLSAAMESNEIDDAPLAQAAMLSEKLYIPMSRQMTCSNSGCQAVCHALGYKYGRCVSDTTCECYN